tatgatatatgtttgattgatttgatcgagaatatgtgtctatatgtcTTATGTGATgacttgatgtggcatacatgacattgtgatttgaatatcgatgtataaaataaatgttttgttaacacacatcgtgtgatgcatacatcgatacatgacatgcacgttgagctaagatccttggataccctgatatgatttgattggattctggggtttgtgaacacaatgctatgtttggtattacatgacccttaaaacatagacatttgtggccccgaagattgattgagatttgggatttgatggcgctttgtcgacgctatcatacgagtatccctgattgaggccggtgtgccagctcgaacattgatttgatagcgattcgattgattctgacatgtgctcagtggatgggcatttgacctgatacctccacgacatacatgcattgcatatcatatatcattgtttagatacttgtggtatatatgatggttgttccatatgGAGCTTTGCTCAcacccaaggggggctgttgttgtctttatGTGTGGACAATGGGAGGTAccccaggatatcaggaggccggagagggtacttctggagggagtcatagtttgggctgaggttttatgttttgttcccagtatatatatatatgtatctatataccggggcatgtcccgaagatatgagttgtttgtataaaATTGGTTTTGATTTTGTGTGGGcgagttttatgatatgagataaaatactatttttagtattcaaaaaaaaatgatttaggctcattgtaaagaaaatttaaactcgttttccgatgtaattaattaactctaATCAGATTGccttgtaataacgattaggagctaagggccccacacctGGTCTTGATCCTGTCACAACGGATGTTGTTTGATCCCTTTGGTTAAATTTTACTACTCGATGTTCCGTTGATTTTTTGACCGCATACCAGATTTTGAGAAAGAATAATCAGTCAATGGTTGAATTTTTTCCATCATTTTTTGACTTCTCATTCTGCGGTGAATGAAATAGTGCACGCATCACTACAAAGTCAATTCCACTATTGCAGTTATAGAGAGACGTCAAGGTCTTTTCAACATACCATTAACACACTCAGACATGTTCGTCGTCATTATCCCTCGTCTCCATCCACTATCATGAGCCAATGACCATTTTTCATTTTGGACGTTTGACAGACAATAAGTGAAAGCTGATGCATTTTTTGCTTTTCTTTCAATCATCGTGGCAATAAATTTTCCAATTAGCTGTTGCGTCCTTGCTTCCCAACATAAGTACCTAAAATGAATGTTTTTAAACTTTCTGTTGAAATTAGAGAAAACATGCCTCAAACAAAAACGATGGACACCTCGAGGAGGTTTGAAGTCAGGGAGATATTGCACTGCACTTGTTATACCTGCATGTTTATCAGATATAAGGCACACACCTCTGCAACCTCTTGTAACATGTCGTGCAACATTTCCTAGGGACCAATGCCATGACTTGTAATTTTCTTTATCAACAAGCGTAAATGCTAGAGACAAAACCTAGTTATTAGAATTTAAAGTTACCACTATGAGTAGTTTGTACTTATAATTGTTATACAAATGGGTACCATCTACACTGATTATGTTGTGACCATGTCGAAAAACATCTATACATGGTTTGAAGGTCCAAAACaaaaagttcaaaattttaGGTCGATGGTCATATGGTCAAAGGTGCTTCAACTTTATATTAGTTCCTGGATTGTACTTAGACAATATACAAAGATTCCCATGTGCCATAAACGATCTCCACTGCGCGCTTCAAACTCTGTCATGCCTTAGCATATGATATATCATACCCATATTTTGATTTAATGTTCTCTTGCACATACTTGATCTCGTATGCACGATCACAATGCACAATTCCCAAAAGTGTATTGGCTATCATGCTGACGTCAAGGTTGTGGTGATCTATACCCACTTGGCTGGATATGCGTGTGTGATTATCAACATACTTTGTAATCATGAAATAGCCTAATTTTTGTTTCATTGATGCTCGAAGTCCCCACCCACAATTGCTACATTCGGACCAGTTCTTGCATTTGACCTTCCAAATTGTTGAGGAACTTTGAACAACGATACATTTACGTCTCAAAACTCAAATAGAAGAATCCTTCACGGAAGCTATTAAATCATTTTTgctcttaaaaaaaatttcacagAGAGCTCTGGCCTGTTAGGATTGTAAAAATTTTTTCGGGAACCAGAAGGAATACCAAATGTGTAACGTCTAAAAGTCAACCCACGTAAACTGCATGCATTCAAatgatttatattgtttatttattttatttaatttatttttaatgtttaaatgatacatagtatatggTTGAAGGGCTAATTTGCATGATTCCAAGGAAACTAaagattttatttgaatattcgataataaactaaggaaaggagaccggggacgaataagaaaaaatatttttagataaatattttttaggcttaataaaatgattaaatataactaaatttttctaaaaatgataaagttcaaattattttacgagacgagctcgTTTGATACGGAAGTCGGTTTTGGCCAAACGAAGGACTTTTAAAGgcccaaaaattattatttttgaaaacaaattttgtaaacttttattttacaatttaatagatattattgggcctaatttatcTAAGATTAGAAGGCACAATTTCTCCTAAACAAAAAAGCACAAAACCCTAAACCTTAAACCATTACAcacataaatttcgaaaatattaaatatcaaagctagggttcttcagtCCCTTAGCAGTTGACTCACACACACAGCACACACTCAaggattttcaaaaaataagagCAAGAATTTTAAGGATTTTCGTCGCCGTTCGTCCCTCTTCGCAACCCACGCCAACGATCAcatattcgagcgttttaaaacgcaaagacatgcttctaaactcttttgatgcaccattcaaatcatattatgcatgatttatgtattttagcatgaaaaatatttgagttcaAATCGTTTAACGTTTTGATTATTATTTCCAAAGTTTTCATGATTTTATGCATATATGAATGCGCAATGATTTACAACGGGTACGCTGCCAACTTACGGAATCCGATATAACCCAAATGAACTACTTGAAAGCCGTTATCAAAGAAATCTTCAGGCTACACCCTCCTGCACCAGTACTACTCCCCAGAGAATCCATGGAAGAAGTCTCCGTTGGTGGGTACACAATCCCTGAAAAGACAAGAATTTACATCAATGCTTGGGCCATAGGGAGGAGCCAAGAATCCTGGAAAGACCCTGATATATTTGATCCTGAAAGATTCATGGATAATGAAATTGATTTTAGAGGGAAAGATTTTGAGTTGATACCTTTTGGTGCGGGGAGAAGAAGCTGTCCTGCGATCGCATTTGGTTCTGCGACAGTTGAGCTTGCACTGGCGCAGCTGGTTCACAGCTTTGATTGGGAGCTTCCGCTAGGAGTCCAGCCGGCGGATCTTGATATGAGTGAAGTTTTTGGGATTACGATGCATAGGATTTCTCCATTAATGGTGGTTGCGAAGCCAATTTTTAAAGGAATTTGAAGCCCACACAGGGAATTTTCTTTTCGTTCAGTACTCCATATTTCCTTTACAGTAACGAACTATGATACCTAATATAACatattttggcccattttaGTTCTTGAAATATATgtgttaaatatattatgatcaTATGTATGTGTTAATCTCAGTGTATGCAAAGA
This sequence is a window from Primulina tabacum isolate GXHZ01 chromosome 17, ASM2559414v2, whole genome shotgun sequence. Protein-coding genes within it:
- the LOC142531734 gene encoding cytochrome P450 71AP13-like yields the protein MRNDLQRVRCQLTESDITQMNYLKAVIKEIFRLHPPAPVLLPRESMEEVSVGGYTIPEKTRIYINAWAIGRSQESWKDPDIFDPERFMDNEIDFRGKDFELIPFGAGRRSCPAIAFGSATVELALAQLVHSFDWELPLGVQPADLDMSEVFGITMHRISPLMVVAKPIFKGI